A region of Haliotis asinina isolate JCU_RB_2024 chromosome 7, JCU_Hal_asi_v2, whole genome shotgun sequence DNA encodes the following proteins:
- the LOC137291048 gene encoding ceramide kinase-like isoform X1: MERERSETSVEVDSNPGQATQLAVGDFVTDSVHVTLSLTEEGISWRNLVDTSEVTLPWFDVITCHRGQVSPKTPTKIIGDLDNNKGFTLHYIDKQANRVWKHKHKTFLSSENNFEDILSTVQEKSKKDRPSRLLVLINPVGGRGQGEAQYRRVVAPLFRLTKIDTEVIVSQSPSHPEELGNTFDFSRVTGVVVVGGDGTLQKLLHTLLPRIQKDAGIQIGTTDADLKALPFPVGMIPTGTGNGIAKGLCGNDDIETAVLNIITGCRIFKNIASISQGDKHLGFSGVIFGHGFWSDLMDAYFEERRLGWLRFPIGMLIAFLRTRREFNVRIDFLPYDPPTDGGYADNSKTETEPAWKTIEGRYAGIMCFPALMRPHKKTPKGVFDVNAEAMTLLMDKQCGRLTFFSWLYKLTQLHMDAFSYDFVTTLQVKSLRLRVIPEEGSTDRERRLERTMNLDGELLALESGDLDVNIRLHRNLLEMFGDGTIAEE; this comes from the exons ATGGAGCGAGAGAGGTCAGAAACCTCAGTGGAGGTGGATTCAAATCCCGGCCAGGCCACACAACTTGCTGTAGGGGATTTCGTAACCGACAGCGTCCATGTGACATTGAGTTTGACGGAGGAAGGGATTTCATGGAGAAACTTGGTGGATACAAGCGAAG TTACTCTCCCTTGGTTTGACGTCATCACCTGTCATCGAGGACAGGTGTCACCCAAAACACCTACAAAGATCATCGGCGACCTTGACAACAACAAAGGCTTCACCTTGCATTATATCGACAAACAAGCAAACCGTGTctggaaacacaaacacaagacATTTCTTAGCAGCGAGAATAATTTCGAAGACATTTTAAGTACTGTACAGGAGAAATCCAAGAAAG ATCGACCGTCCCGCTTGCTGGTGTTGATAAATCCAGTCGGTGGAAGAGGCCAGGGAGAAGCCCAATACAGGAGAGTTGTCGCCCCTTTGTTCCGACTGACCAAGATCGACACAGAAGTCATAG TGTCTCAAAGCCCATCACACCCAGAGGAGTTAGGAAACACGTTCGACTTCTCGAGGGTCACGGG GGTGGTGGTCGTTGGTGGGGATGGAACGCTCCAGAAACTGTTACACACTCTGTTGCCAAGGATACAGAAGGACGCTGGGATACAAATTGGAACCACTGATGCCGACTTGAAGGCATTACCATTTCCAGTAGGAATGATACCCACCG GAACAGGAAATGGTATTGCGAAAGGACTTTGCGGAAATGACGACATAGAAACCGCAGTTCTCAACATCATTACAG GATGTAGAATCTTCAAGAACATTGCCAGCATCAGCCAAGGTGACAAACATCTGGGTTTTTCGGGGGTGATCTTTGGCCACGGATTTTGGAGTGACCTCATGGACGCTTACTTCGAAGAGAGACGGCTGGGTTGGTTACGATTCCCCA TCGGAATGCTCATAGCATTTCTGAGGACTCGGCGCGAGTTCAATGTCCGAATCGACTTCTTGCCCTATGACCCACCAAC AGACGGAGGTTATGCTGACAATAGCAAGACAGAAACAG AACCAGCTTGGAAGACAATAGAGGGGCGTTATGCCGGAATAATGTGCTTTCCAGCTTTAATGCGTCCTCACAAGAAAACGCCGAAGGGCGTTTTCGACGTCAATGCGGAGGCGATGACGTTGTTGATGGACAAGCAGTGTGGGAGGTTGACGTTCTTCTCCTGGCTGTACAAGCTGACTCAGCTGCATATGGACGCC ttCAGCTACGACTTCGTAACGACGTTGCAGGTTAAGTCGTTACGACTACGGGTAATTCCGGAAGAAGGATCAACTGATCGGGAAAGGCGTTTGGAAAGGACCATGAACCTTGACGGCGAACTACTTGCACTAGAATCTGGCGATCTGGACGTCAATATCAG ACTCCATCGCAACCTGCTGGAGATGTTTGGAGACGGAACTATTGCAGAAGAGTGA
- the LOC137291048 gene encoding ceramide kinase-like isoform X2 → MERERSETSVEVDSNPGQATQLAVGDFVTDSVHVTLSLTEEGISWRNLVDTSEVTLPWFDVITCHRGQVSPKTPTKIIGDLDNNKGFTLHYIDKQANRVWKHKHKTFLSSENNFEDILSTVQEKSKKDRPSRLLVLINPVGGRGQGEAQYRRVVAPLFRLTKIDTEVIVSQSPSHPEELGNTFDFSRVTGVVVVGGDGTLQKLLHTLLPRIQKDAGIQIGTTDADLKALPFPVGMIPTGTGNGIAKGLCGNDDIETAVLNIITGCRIFKNIASISQGDKHLGFSGVIFGHGFWSDLMDAYFEERRLGWLRFPIGMLIAFLRTRREFNVRIDFLPYDPPTDGGYADNSKTETEPAWKTIEGRYAGIMCFPALMRPHKKTPKGVFDVNAEAMTLLMDKQCGRLTFFSWLYKLTQLHMDAVKSLRLRVIPEEGSTDRERRLERTMNLDGELLALESGDLDVNIRLHRNLLEMFGDGTIAEE, encoded by the exons ATGGAGCGAGAGAGGTCAGAAACCTCAGTGGAGGTGGATTCAAATCCCGGCCAGGCCACACAACTTGCTGTAGGGGATTTCGTAACCGACAGCGTCCATGTGACATTGAGTTTGACGGAGGAAGGGATTTCATGGAGAAACTTGGTGGATACAAGCGAAG TTACTCTCCCTTGGTTTGACGTCATCACCTGTCATCGAGGACAGGTGTCACCCAAAACACCTACAAAGATCATCGGCGACCTTGACAACAACAAAGGCTTCACCTTGCATTATATCGACAAACAAGCAAACCGTGTctggaaacacaaacacaagacATTTCTTAGCAGCGAGAATAATTTCGAAGACATTTTAAGTACTGTACAGGAGAAATCCAAGAAAG ATCGACCGTCCCGCTTGCTGGTGTTGATAAATCCAGTCGGTGGAAGAGGCCAGGGAGAAGCCCAATACAGGAGAGTTGTCGCCCCTTTGTTCCGACTGACCAAGATCGACACAGAAGTCATAG TGTCTCAAAGCCCATCACACCCAGAGGAGTTAGGAAACACGTTCGACTTCTCGAGGGTCACGGG GGTGGTGGTCGTTGGTGGGGATGGAACGCTCCAGAAACTGTTACACACTCTGTTGCCAAGGATACAGAAGGACGCTGGGATACAAATTGGAACCACTGATGCCGACTTGAAGGCATTACCATTTCCAGTAGGAATGATACCCACCG GAACAGGAAATGGTATTGCGAAAGGACTTTGCGGAAATGACGACATAGAAACCGCAGTTCTCAACATCATTACAG GATGTAGAATCTTCAAGAACATTGCCAGCATCAGCCAAGGTGACAAACATCTGGGTTTTTCGGGGGTGATCTTTGGCCACGGATTTTGGAGTGACCTCATGGACGCTTACTTCGAAGAGAGACGGCTGGGTTGGTTACGATTCCCCA TCGGAATGCTCATAGCATTTCTGAGGACTCGGCGCGAGTTCAATGTCCGAATCGACTTCTTGCCCTATGACCCACCAAC AGACGGAGGTTATGCTGACAATAGCAAGACAGAAACAG AACCAGCTTGGAAGACAATAGAGGGGCGTTATGCCGGAATAATGTGCTTTCCAGCTTTAATGCGTCCTCACAAGAAAACGCCGAAGGGCGTTTTCGACGTCAATGCGGAGGCGATGACGTTGTTGATGGACAAGCAGTGTGGGAGGTTGACGTTCTTCTCCTGGCTGTACAAGCTGACTCAGCTGCATATGGACGCC GTTAAGTCGTTACGACTACGGGTAATTCCGGAAGAAGGATCAACTGATCGGGAAAGGCGTTTGGAAAGGACCATGAACCTTGACGGCGAACTACTTGCACTAGAATCTGGCGATCTGGACGTCAATATCAG ACTCCATCGCAACCTGCTGGAGATGTTTGGAGACGGAACTATTGCAGAAGAGTGA